The proteins below are encoded in one region of Podarcis raffonei isolate rPodRaf1 chromosome 6, rPodRaf1.pri, whole genome shotgun sequence:
- the DIPK1A gene encoding divergent protein kinase domain 1A, which translates to MARRLFAGAWLRKPYYSQVRFSYMRMKYLFFSWLGVFIGSWIIYVQYSSYTELCRGHDCKKIICDKYKTGVIDGSACSSLCTRQTLYFGKCLSTKPNNQMYLGAWGNLQGVIKCQMEEIAHIDLRTELEPRKKTILFDKPTRGTTVQKFKEMVYGLFKAKLGEQGNLPELVNLILSVADGNKDGRVSLPEAKSAWALLQLNEFLLMVILQDKEHTPKLLGFCGDLYVMEKVEYTSLFGISLPWIIELFIPSGFRRSIDQWFTPSWPRKAKIAIGLLEFVEDIFHGPYGNFLMCDTSAKNLGYNDKYDLKMVDMRKIVPEINLKELIKDRHCESDLDCVYGSDCRTVCDQSKMKCTTEIIQPNLAKVCHLLKDYLLRGAPLEIHEELEKQLYSCIALKVSANQMEMEHSLILNNLKTLLWKKISHTNDS; encoded by the exons ATGGCGAGGAGGCTCTTCGCGGGGGCCTGGCTCAGGAAGCCCTATTACAGCCAG GTTCGCTTCTCTTACATGCGGATGAAGTATCTCTTCTTCTCCTGGCTAGGGGTATTTATTGGCAGCTGGATTATTTATGTTCAGTATTCATCTTACACAGAACTTTGTAGAGGGCATGATTGCAAGAAAATAATA TGTGATAAGTACAAGACTGGAGTTATTGATGGATCAGCATGTAGTAGCCTATGTACAAGACAAACTCTGTATTTTGGAAAATGTTTGTCAACCAAGCCCAACAATCAG ATGTATTTAGGAGCCTGGGGCAATCTACAAGGTGTAATAAAATGCCAAATGGAAGAAATTGCTCACATTGATCTCAGAACTGAACTAGAACCGAGAAAGAAAACTATTCTGTTTGATAAACCAACTAGAGGAACTACAGTTCAGAAATTCAAGGAGATGGTCTATGGACTCTTTAAA gcAAAACTAGGAGAGCAGGGGAATCTTCCTGAGCTGGTTAATCTCATATTGTCTGTTGCTGATGGGAACAAAGATGGCCGAGTTTCCTTGCCAGAAGCAAAGTCAGCTTGGGCGCTTCTCCAGCTGAATGAATTTCTGCTCATGGTAATTCTCCAGGATAAAGAACATACTCCCAAACTGCTAGGTTTTTGTGGAGATCTATATGTGATGGAAAAAGTTGAATATACCTCTCTTTTTGGAATAAGCCTTCCGTGGATCATAGAACTTTTCATTCCCTCTGGATTCAGAAGAAGCATAGATCAGTGGTTTACTCCATCGTGGCCTAGAAAGGCAAAAATAGCCATAGGGCTTCTAGAATTTGTGGAAGACATTTTCCATGGACCTTATGGGAATTTCCTTATGTGCGACACGAGTGCCAAAAACCTGGGTTACAATGATAAATATGACTTAAAAATGGTGGACATGAGAAAAATAGTGCCAGAAATTAACCTGAAAGAACTAATTAAAGATCGTCACTGTGAGTCTGACCTGGATTGTGTGTATGGATCGGACTGCAGAACTGTATGTGACCAAAGTAAAATGAAATGtaccacagaaataattcagcCAAATTTGGCAAAGGTGTGCCACTTGCTCAAAGATTACCTGCTTCGTGGGGCTCCTCTGGAAATACATGAAGAGTTAGAGAAACAGCTGTACTCATGCATTGCCCTGAAAGTTTCAGCAAACCAGATGGAGATGGAACATTCCTTGATACTCAACAACCTGAAAACTCTACTGTGGAAGAAAATATCTCATACAAATGATTCTTAG